In Marasmius oreades isolate 03SP1 chromosome 3, whole genome shotgun sequence, a single window of DNA contains:
- a CDS encoding uncharacterized protein (CAZy:AA9) has product MFKNIVISLLLSTYVSAHGYIASVDINGKHFPGNVPNGETKPSIIRQIGDVSPVKGATNKDLFCGINEQVASDLTTANPGDTISFDWRGGDNSLWPHNTGPMLTYMASCGPDPCNKFDDRNAKWFKIQQVGRKGKGQEWAQQDLMKGAVATIKLPSTLAPGNYLIRHEIIALHLAESDGGAEFYPGCAQITVGGNQNGRPKDEETVVFPGGYHDQDPGILVPNAFDANADYNFPGPAIARFVTDSPSNGGSNSGNGQGSGSSNGSGSGTTSPNGGNNGTTSDPSGSSSSSHAPSSQGTCRLKKRGVAVFKRAQYQDYERSDVVRIYRPKHISRIMRNLLSRRGFDMAPVDS; this is encoded by the exons atgttcaagaacattgtaatctctcttcttctctcgaCATACGTGTCCGCACATGGATATATAGCGTCAGTCGACATCAACGGAAAACATTTTCCTGGAAATGTCCCCAATGGCGAAACTAAGCCCAGCATAATCCGACAGATTGGGGACGTTTCTCCAGTAAAGGGTGCAACCAACAAGGACCTGTTCTGTGGAATAAATGAACAAGTGGCATCGGATCTAACCACGGCTAACCCTGGCGATACGATTTCATTTGACTGGAGGGGCGGGGATAACAGTTTA TGGCCTCACAACACCGGCCCTATGCTTACTTACATGGCCTCCTGCGGTCCCGATCCATGCAATAAATTTGATGACCGAAACGCGAAATGGTTCAAAATCCAGCAAGTGGGACGCAAAGGCAAAGGCCAAGAATGGGCTCAGCAAGATCTCATGAAGGGTGCTGTCGCAACGATTAAGCTTCCATCCACACTTGCTCCAGGCAACTATCTTATTCGTCACGAAATCATCGCTTTGCATCTTGCGGAAAGTGACGGGGGTGCAGAATTTTACCCTGGCTGTGCGCAGATAACAGTTGGTGGGAATCAGAATGGACGGCCTAAGGATGAAGAGACCGTTGTTTTTCCCGGTGGTTACCATGACCaagatcctggcattctggTCCCGAAC GCCTTCGATGCCAATGCAGACTACAACTTTCCAGGTCCTGCCATTGCCAGGTTTGTTACAGACTCTCCTTCCAATGGTGGCAGCAACTCTGGGAACGGTCAAGGATCCGGTTCGAGCAATGGCAGTGGATCCGGGACTACCAGTCCGAATGGTGGCAACAATGGAACGACTTCAGATCCATCTGGCAGCAGTTCATCCTCACATGCGCCTTCATCCCAGGGTACATGTAGACTGAAGAAGCGCGGCGTCGCCGTCTTCAAACGTGCTCAATATCAGGATTACGAACGAAGTGATGTCGTGAGGATATATCGGCCGAAGCATATATCACGTATCATGAGGAATCTCCTCAGCAGGAGGGGATTCGACATGGCACCTGTGGACTCTTGA
- a CDS encoding uncharacterized protein (MEROPS:MER0028284) has product MLSLITSLTILAVSLTTDAQLSQQHFLTDKRILTPQIDQFIEGTLSSWNSPGGVSVAVVQLDKLDGLWTVETKGYGIANLAENKPVTEDSLFCIASNSKLFTTLATGILISNKTISTPITWDTKIKSILPDLWELQDRVATSESTITDAMSHRTGLPRHDLMYTRNDTTISILERLRHLKPSSGFRETWQYNNNMYTLLSYIPTALIPSHPPFARYVQDHIFSPLGLDSTTYSPRVAKESGNLADPMAREGVNKTEDIFGKGKPRAMRFPGWFLNEEKDGSFKSGAGGVIMNAKDAATWLQVLLLEGENPKTSEQVIPSDVIRKVASGIMVQNGEPTFTELSPVVYGGGQSRGVYRGHNYIEHGGATTGYRTQITRFPDLKLGIAVFSNDDDHGSAFIEVIKYRIIDAALSLPALDWDTRFKSRIRKSYEKYSSQKVARPSNPTPPPAPFQSLAGTYENRGYGVIELCLLGAPTHSTSCQDIVDELPTVLPGAVDRTIPTLIARWDRFWSTHIKLEHFDGPFFNLSILESRPTDNKMDPYWIGEPWADSIYTVEIVATHDHARGFGFFGGFWGAGTGVKASVEGSLRETAEVFFDKV; this is encoded by the exons ATGTTGTCGCTTATCACTTCACTCACTATCCTTGCAGTATCGTTGACAACGGATGCCCAGCTTTCTCAGCAACATTTCCTGACGGATAAGCGGATATTAACCCCCCAAATTGATCAATTCATCGAAGGAACCCTCTCTTCGTGGAACTCTCCGGGAGGTGTGAGCGTGGCAGTGGTTCAGCTCGATAAACTGGACGGGCTATGGACAGTGGAGACGAAGGGATATGGAATTGCGAATCTAGCGGAAAACAAACCCGTGACGGAGGATTCGCTGTTCTGCATTGCCTCAAATTCCAAA CTATTTACGACGTTAGCTACCGGCATATTGATCTCCAATAAGACCATTTCAACACCGATAACATGGGACACAAAAATCAAGTCGATTCTACCTGATCTTTGGGAGTTACAGGATCGTGTTGCTACATCAGAAAGCACCATTACCGACGCAATGAGTCACCGAACTGGTCTCCCTCGACATGACCTGATGTACACCCGAAATGACACCACCATATCTATT CTCGAACGACTGCGTCACCTCAAACCCTCGTCGGGTTTTCGCGAAACCTGGCAATATAACAACAATATGTACACGCTCTTGTCATATATTCCTACCGCGTTGATACCTTCCCACCCGCCCTTTGCGCGTTATGTCCAAGATCACATATTCAGCCCGCTCGGCCTCGATTCCACCACATATTCACCTCGCGTAGCAAAAGAGAGTGGTAATCTTGCCGATCCCATGGCAAGAGAGGGCGTTAATAAGACCGAAGATATCTTTGGTAAAGGAAAGCCTCGGGCTATGAGGTTTCCTGGATGGTTTTTGAatgaagaaaaagatggGAGTT TCAAATCTGGTGCTGGAGGCGTCATCATGAACGCTAAAGATGCG GCGACATGGTTGCAGGTCTTACTACTTGAAGGCGAAAATCCCAAAACCAGTGAGCAAGTCATCCCGAGCGACGTGATCCGCAAAGTTGCTTCCGGTATCATGGTTCAGAACGGAGAACC GACCTTTACTGAGCTCTCTCCAGTTGTCTACGGTGGAGGACAGTCGAGGGGCGTATACCGAGGACATA ATTACATTGAG CACGGCGGAGCCACTACAG GTTACAGAACGCAGATCACTCGCTTTCCAGACTTGAAGCTCGGTATTGCGGTATTCTCTAACGACGATGATCACGGGTCGGCATTCATAGAAGTCATCAAGTATCGCATAATCGATGCTGCCCTCAGCTTGCCTGCTCTCGACTGGGATACTAG GTTCAAAAGTAGGATTCGCAAGTCATACGAGAAGTACTCCTCTCAAAAGGTAGCCCGTCCCTCGAATCCTACTCCGCCTCCAGCTCCTTTTCAAAGTCTGGCCGGGACTTACGAAAACCGGGGATATGGTGTTATCGAGTTATGTCTGCTCGGCGCTCCAACTCACTCTACATCCTGCCAGGATATTGTGGATGAGCTGCCGACAGTACTACCGGGTGCTGTGGATCGAACTATACCTACTCTTATTGCCAGATGGGACAGATTTTGGTCTACGCATATCAAGTTGGAGCATTTTGATGGACCTTTTTTCAATCTGTCTATCCTTGAAAGTCGA CCAACGGATAACAAAATGGATCCTTATTGGATAGGAGAGCCATGGGCGGATTCTATTTACACTGTTGAGATTGTCGCTACGCATGATCACGCTCGTGGATTTGGTTTCTTTGGTGGCTTTTGGGGAGCTGGTACCGGAGTTAAAGCTTCCGTGGAAGGTAGCTTGCGGGAGACAGCGGAGGTGTTCTTTGACAAAGTATGA
- a CDS encoding uncharacterized protein (MEROPS:MER0028284) has product MLSLITSLTILAVSLTTDAQLSQQHFLTDKRILTPQIDQFIEGTLSSWNSPGGVSVAVVQLDKLDGLWTVETKGYGIANLAENKPVTEDSLFCIASNSKLFTTLATGILISNKTISTPITWDTKIKSILPDLWELQDRVATSESTITDAMSHRTGLPRHDLMYTRNDTTISILERLRHLKPSSGFRETWQYNNNMYTLLSYIPTALIPSHPPFARYVQDHIFSPLGLDSTTYSPRVAKESGNLADPMAREGVNKTEDIFGKGKPRAMRFPGWFLNEEKDGSFKSGAGGVIMNAKDAATWLQVLLLEGENPKTSEQVIPSDVIRKVASGIMVQNGEPTFTELSPVVYGGGQSRGVYRGHNYIEHGGATTGYRTQITRFPDLKLGIAVFSNDDDHGSAFIEVIKYRIIDAALSLPALDWDTRFKSRIRKSYEKYSSQKVARPSNPTPPPAPFQSLAGTYENRGYGVIELCLLGAPTHSTSCQDIVDELPTVLPGAVDRTIPTLIARWDRFWSTHIKLEHFDGPFFNLSILESRVGSSFFLRAMGGFYLHC; this is encoded by the exons ATGTTGTCGCTTATCACTTCACTCACTATCCTTGCAGTATCGTTGACAACGGATGCCCAGCTTTCTCAGCAACATTTCCTGACGGATAAGCGGATATTAACCCCCCAAATTGATCAATTCATCGAAGGAACCCTCTCTTCGTGGAACTCTCCGGGAGGTGTGAGCGTGGCAGTGGTTCAGCTCGATAAACTGGACGGGCTATGGACAGTGGAGACGAAGGGATATGGAATTGCGAATCTAGCGGAAAACAAACCCGTGACGGAGGATTCGCTGTTCTGCATTGCCTCAAATTCCAAA CTATTTACGACGTTAGCTACCGGCATATTGATCTCCAATAAGACCATTTCAACACCGATAACATGGGACACAAAAATCAAGTCGATTCTACCTGATCTTTGGGAGTTACAGGATCGTGTTGCTACATCAGAAAGCACCATTACCGACGCAATGAGTCACCGAACTGGTCTCCCTCGACATGACCTGATGTACACCCGAAATGACACCACCATATCTATT CTCGAACGACTGCGTCACCTCAAACCCTCGTCGGGTTTTCGCGAAACCTGGCAATATAACAACAATATGTACACGCTCTTGTCATATATTCCTACCGCGTTGATACCTTCCCACCCGCCCTTTGCGCGTTATGTCCAAGATCACATATTCAGCCCGCTCGGCCTCGATTCCACCACATATTCACCTCGCGTAGCAAAAGAGAGTGGTAATCTTGCCGATCCCATGGCAAGAGAGGGCGTTAATAAGACCGAAGATATCTTTGGTAAAGGAAAGCCTCGGGCTATGAGGTTTCCTGGATGGTTTTTGAatgaagaaaaagatggGAGTT TCAAATCTGGTGCTGGAGGCGTCATCATGAACGCTAAAGATGCG GCGACATGGTTGCAGGTCTTACTACTTGAAGGCGAAAATCCCAAAACCAGTGAGCAAGTCATCCCGAGCGACGTGATCCGCAAAGTTGCTTCCGGTATCATGGTTCAGAACGGAGAACC GACCTTTACTGAGCTCTCTCCAGTTGTCTACGGTGGAGGACAGTCGAGGGGCGTATACCGAGGACATA ATTACATTGAG CACGGCGGAGCCACTACAG GTTACAGAACGCAGATCACTCGCTTTCCAGACTTGAAGCTCGGTATTGCGGTATTCTCTAACGACGATGATCACGGGTCGGCATTCATAGAAGTCATCAAGTATCGCATAATCGATGCTGCCCTCAGCTTGCCTGCTCTCGACTGGGATACTAG GTTCAAAAGTAGGATTCGCAAGTCATACGAGAAGTACTCCTCTCAAAAGGTAGCCCGTCCCTCGAATCCTACTCCGCCTCCAGCTCCTTTTCAAAGTCTGGCCGGGACTTACGAAAACCGGGGATATGGTGTTATCGAGTTATGTCTGCTCGGCGCTCCAACTCACTCTACATCCTGCCAGGATATTGTGGATGAGCTGCCGACAGTACTACCGGGTGCTGTGGATCGAACTATACCTACTCTTATTGCCAGATGGGACAGATTTTGGTCTACGCATATCAAGTTGGAGCATTTTGATGGACCTTTTTTCAATCTGTCTATCCTTGAAAGTCGAGTAGGCTCTAGTTTCTTCTT GAGAGCCATGGGCGGATTCTATTTACACTGTTGA
- a CDS encoding uncharacterized protein (CAZy:CE4), giving the protein MAHLRLLPFIPLTVLFLSHVVGAAPTDDSATHAKVISHCAEPNTVALTFDDGPYDFLRKFVDLLGEHGAKGTFFFNGDNYDCIYDEKRVEDIQYTFDRGHQVGSHTWHHSDLGEIKTESKMMDEFVRTEEALKKILGIEVAMTRPPFGSLNSLAEEVAAKRGQTLILWDLDTRDADGASVKYSKSQYDEVVKKSPSSILALNHEPYKRTLTEVIPYAIEILKEKYRFVTVAECLGMEAYHSIGSRSVRDKTWKC; this is encoded by the exons ATGGCTCACTTGCGCTTACTTCCCTTTATCCCACTCACCGTGCTTTTCCTATCTCATGTCGTTGGGGCGGCACCCACTGACGATTCAGCAACGCATGCAAAAGTTATATCCCACTGTGCTGAACCCAACACTGTAGCGCTCACCTTC GACGATGGCCCATACGATTTCCT GCGCAAATTTGTCGATCTACTGGGCGAGCACGGGGCCAAGGGTACTTTTTTCTTCA ATGGCGACAACT ATGACTGTATCTATGATGAGAAACGGGTCGAAGACATTCAATATACATTCGACAGAGGACACCAAGTCGGGTCTCACACCTGGCACCACTCGGACCTTGGCGAGATAAAAACCGAGTCAAAGA TGATGGACGAATTTGTCAGAACGGAGGAAGCTCTGAAGAAGATCTTAGGCATTGAGGTCGCTATGACTCGCCCTC CATTTGGATCCCTGAATTCCCTAGCTGAGGAAGTAGCCGCAAAGCGAGGGCAGACGCTCATTCTCTGGGATCTCGA CACTCGCGATGCTGATGGTGCTTCTGTTAAGTACAGCAAGTCGCAATATGACGAGGTTGTGAAGAAATCGCCCTCAAGCATTCTGGCGCTCAATCACGAACCTTACA AGAGAACCTTAACCGAAGTAATTCCTTATGCCATTGAGATACTTAAGGAGAAATACAGGTTTGTTACAGTGGCCGAATGCCTTGGAATGGAGGCATATCACTCCATCGGCAGTCGGAGTGTACGCGAC AAAACCTGGAAGTGTTAG